CAGCGCTTCGCCGAGGGGATCGCCGGATGCGGGCAGTTCGTTCATGAACTCAGTGTAGGCAGCGATAAGCGCATCGTCCAGCGGATCGTCCAATCGAATGGACGAATGAGCATGAATGGAGGATTTCGGATCATTGTCCGTCCACAAGCACGTGGCTATTCTGGATTCACGGTCGCCGCACGACGCGGCGTGTAGAAGGAGAAATGATCCATGAAAGCAGACACGATTCTCGTACTGGGCAGCACGGGCAAGACAGGCCGCCGCGTGGTGGAGCGGCTCGAGAAGCAGGGCGTGAACGTGAGACACGGCTCACGTTCCGGCACGCCGCCGTTCGACTGGGCCGAGCGCGCGACATGGGCGTCCGCGTTGAACGACGTGAAAGCCGTGTACATCACGTACTTTCCCGACCTTGCCGTCGAAGGTGCGGCTGACGACATTCATGCGTTCACGCAGCAGGCCGTACAAAGTGGTGTGCGACGCCTCGTGCTGTTGTCGGGACGCGGCGAAGCGGAAGCGCAGCGTTGCGAAGATATCGTGCGCAATGCGGGCGTCGAATGGACGTTGCTGCGTGCAAGCTGGTTCGCGCAGAACTTCAGCGAGGCGCATTTTCTCGAACCCATTCTCGCGGGCGAACTGGCGTTGCCGGTCGGCGACATCGGCGAGCCTTTCGTCGATGCGGACGATATCGCCGATGTCGCCGTCGCCGCGCTAACGGAAGACGGTCACGTGGGCCAGCTCTACGAATTGACGGGACCGCGCTTGTTGCATTTCGCGGATGCCGTCGCCGAGATCGCGAAAGCCACCGAACGCCAGCTCCGCTTCACGTGCGTGACGATGCCGGAATACGTCGCTGCACTCGAAGCAGCGCAACTGCCGCCCGACGTGATCTGCCTGATCCGCTATCTGTTCACGGAAGTGCTCGATGGACGCAATGCGTCCGTGCAGGACGGCGTGTTTCGCGCGCTCGGACGACAACCGCGAGACTTCAGCGCTTACGCGCGGGCAACGGCTGCGACAGGCGTCTGGACACCCGCTGTCGACGACAGCGCGCCAAGCTTCTGATTGAGCCAGTACGCGTACGACACCTCGATGTTCTCCTGAAGCGCGACGAGGTTCGTGGTCTGGTCGATCAGCAGTTGCCCGATCTGCGCGATGAGATTGAACTCCTGCTCGACCAGCTTCGTCATCGTGTTCGCGCCGCGGATTTCGGCACGTTCGCGATTCCACGCGGCCCAGCCTTGCAGCCACGACTGCTGCTGCAGCGTCATTCGCTCGACGATGGCCTGCTGCATCTGGGCCAGTTCCCTCCAGGTCTGCATGTCCATGCCGAATGCAAACAGACGCGCCGTATCGATGCCGTTGGTCGCCGAACGCGCCGCCCAGCCGCTCAACAGCACGGGCATTTTCAGCGTGTCCTGAACGGCGGCGGCGCGCGCGGCAGGGGCCGTCTTCTGCACGGCGGCGGCAGCCGATACAACGGCCGTCGCGTGCGATGGGGCCGCTTCGTCCGCAAGCGCGGGTTGTGTAAGCGTCATTTCATTCATAGCGTGCTCGTCAGGTAAGAGGAAGGTCAGCCGCCCAGCCGGCTCAGCATGCCGTACAGCGCCTTGATCTGAATCGCGTCGCGCGAATAGTAGTCGGGCTGCTCGGGATCGTCGCTCGTATAGCCCCACCAGTCCCAGCAGCCATCGGGATTTTGCAGGCCGCCACCGTCCGCGCCCGTCGCCTGGGGATACAGCACGATGATGTCGTTGCTGTCGGCGAGTTCGTTGTAGCCCGTCGTCGTGATGTAGCGGTTGCCGTAGGGCGCCTGATTCGAAATGTCGGCGCGTCCGTACACGTAGTTCACGTAGCTGTAGCCCTGCTTGCAACCGTGCAGCACGACATGC
This genomic interval from Paraburkholderia sabiae contains the following:
- a CDS encoding Rossmann-fold NAD(P)-binding domain-containing protein; translation: MKADTILVLGSTGKTGRRVVERLEKQGVNVRHGSRSGTPPFDWAERATWASALNDVKAVYITYFPDLAVEGAADDIHAFTQQAVQSGVRRLVLLSGRGEAEAQRCEDIVRNAGVEWTLLRASWFAQNFSEAHFLEPILAGELALPVGDIGEPFVDADDIADVAVAALTEDGHVGQLYELTGPRLLHFADAVAEIAKATERQLRFTCVTMPEYVAALEAAQLPPDVICLIRYLFTEVLDGRNASVQDGVFRALGRQPRDFSAYARATAATGVWTPAVDDSAPSF